A single region of the Herpetosiphon gulosus genome encodes:
- a CDS encoding alcohol dehydrogenase catalytic domain-containing protein encodes MTTFDDYQSPDAPIAATTVAWNMYGAGVEHIGRNAQPETFAVTEPAADQLLVRVDAVGMCFSDVKLIQQGGRHPKLYNRDLATEPTRLGHEAALTVLKVGKDLQAQYQPGQRLAIQPDIYQDGMSTAYGYTIPGGLTQFHLIGAEVLNADDGAYVLPVGEGMGYAETALTEPWACVEGAYTQRRRLNPKEGGTLWIIGQVGDQRSYSFSSGFDAPARIILTDVPQQLQELLQQTSKAQIIVRDGLSVDDYLELRNDLTSNQGFDDVVMLDPRSASQVSAAARLVARRGTFNLVGQTALDGLSEIDVGRIHYDYIAYVGTNSSDISAAYGETRNRCDLQPNGVAVFVGAGGPMGQMHVQRAIELPNGPRTIIATDVNDDRLRALDRLFRGLAEARGKRLLLINPTVENSLHATVLLETDDLGADDVIVSVPSGPLMGDAATLMAPNGMLVLFAGVPNGTFAPLNLSNVYLANAQFTGTSGSRIIDQATVIQKTVAGELSPNRSVAAVGGIEAALDGVKAMMAGTYAGKVVIFPQLSGLPLTGIDELHKNLPEVAAKLGEGNVWNPEAEQALIETFWQH; translated from the coding sequence ATGACCACGTTTGATGATTATCAATCCCCTGATGCCCCAATTGCGGCAACCACGGTTGCTTGGAATATGTATGGGGCAGGGGTCGAACATATCGGGCGCAATGCCCAACCAGAAACCTTTGCCGTCACCGAGCCTGCCGCCGATCAACTGTTGGTGCGGGTCGATGCAGTTGGCATGTGTTTCTCCGATGTAAAACTGATTCAGCAGGGCGGTCGCCATCCCAAGCTGTATAATCGTGATTTGGCGACCGAGCCAACGCGGTTGGGTCATGAAGCGGCCTTGACGGTGCTCAAAGTTGGCAAGGATTTGCAAGCTCAGTATCAACCAGGCCAGCGTTTGGCGATTCAGCCCGATATTTACCAGGATGGCATGAGCACCGCCTATGGCTATACGATTCCTGGTGGCCTGACCCAATTCCACTTGATTGGTGCTGAAGTGTTGAATGCCGATGATGGAGCCTATGTACTGCCAGTTGGCGAGGGCATGGGCTACGCCGAAACTGCCTTGACCGAGCCATGGGCCTGTGTCGAAGGTGCGTATACTCAGCGTCGTCGGCTCAACCCCAAAGAAGGTGGCACATTATGGATTATTGGGCAAGTTGGTGATCAACGCAGCTACAGTTTTAGCAGCGGCTTTGATGCTCCTGCCCGCATTATTTTGACCGATGTGCCGCAACAATTGCAGGAACTGTTGCAGCAAACTAGCAAGGCTCAAATTATCGTGCGCGATGGTTTGAGCGTTGATGACTATCTTGAGTTACGCAATGATTTGACCAGTAACCAAGGTTTTGATGATGTGGTTATGCTTGATCCACGCTCAGCTAGCCAAGTCAGTGCTGCTGCTCGCTTAGTTGCCCGCCGTGGCACATTTAATTTGGTTGGCCAAACAGCGCTCGATGGTTTGTCCGAGATCGATGTTGGCCGAATTCACTACGATTATATTGCCTACGTTGGTACAAACAGCTCAGACATTAGCGCAGCCTATGGCGAGACGCGCAATCGCTGCGATTTGCAACCAAATGGCGTAGCCGTGTTTGTCGGTGCTGGCGGTCCGATGGGTCAAATGCATGTTCAACGAGCGATTGAATTGCCGAATGGCCCGCGCACAATTATCGCTACCGATGTGAATGATGATCGCTTACGCGCCTTAGATCGCTTATTCCGTGGTTTGGCTGAGGCTCGTGGTAAACGCTTGCTGTTAATCAACCCAACCGTTGAAAATTCGTTGCATGCCACGGTGCTGCTTGAAACCGACGATTTGGGTGCTGATGATGTAATTGTGAGCGTGCCCAGTGGCCCCTTGATGGGCGATGCAGCAACTTTGATGGCTCCCAACGGCATGCTCGTGTTGTTTGCCGGCGTGCCCAATGGTACGTTTGCGCCATTGAACTTGAGCAATGTCTACTTAGCAAATGCTCAATTTACGGGCACATCTGGCTCGCGAATTATCGATCAAGCCACCGTGATTCAAAAAACTGTGGCAGGTGAGCTCTCGCCCAATCGCTCAGTGGCGGCGGTTGGTGGCATCGAAGCCGCGCTTGATGGGGTCAAAGCCATGATGGCCGGAACCTATGCAGGCAAAGTCGTGATCTTCCCGCAACTCAGCGGCTTGCCACTAACCGGAATTGATGAATTGCACAAAAACTTGCCCGAAGTTGCCGCCAAACTCGGCGAGGGCAATGTCTGGAATCCTGAAGCCGAACAAGCCTTGATCGAGACGTTTTGGCAACACTAG